ATGACGCCCAAGGAGTGGGAAAAGGAAAAGTCGCACTACCTGGAGATGGAAAAGCCGCCGACTCCGCGCCAACTGTCGCGACAGCCGCCGAAGGTGGGCAGGAACGAGCCCTGCCCGTGCGGTAGCGGAGAGAAATTCAAGCGCTGCCACTTGCAAGCGCTCGGCTACAGGCCCGTAGAGGCA
This genomic interval from Candidatus Macondimonas diazotrophica contains the following:
- a CDS encoding SEC-C metal-binding domain-containing protein, whose translation is MDMRNGRIFSAEELAKFKECMTPKEWEKEKSHYLEMEKPPTPRQLSRQPPKVGRNEPCPCGSGEKFKRCHLQALGYRPVEAE